The genome window ATCGTGTCTGGCGGGCGCGGCATGAAAGGCCCTGAAGGCTTCAAGGTTCTGGAAGACCTGGCCGACGTGCTCGGCGGGGCTGTCGGCGCCTCACGCGCCGCTGTCGACGCCGGTTGGATTGGGCAAAACCTCCAGGTCGGACAAACCGGCAAGGTTGTGTCCCCCACTCTTTATTTCGCTTGCGGCATCTCCGGCGCCATCCAGCACATGGCCGGGATGAGCTCTTCCAAGTGCATCGTGGCGATCAATAAAGATGAAGAGGCTGCTATCTTTAGAGTGGCCGACTACGGTATTGTCGGCGACCTCTTTGAAGTAGTGCCTATCTTGACCGAAGAAATCAAGAAAGTTGTAGGCAAATAAATTTAGTTTCACATAGGTGAATGCTGCTGGAACACTTCTTAAGCAGAAACTTTTGACAGAACCCTCATGGATTGAGTTCGCCAGAGGTCTCTTGGGAAGGGTTCCAGCAAACTTTTTGTTTATTTACGCATTGGGCAGGATGCCGTTTTTAGAGAAAGGATGAGCCAAATGAAGGAAGTTGTAATCGTCAGCGCGGTGCGCACCGCGGTGGGTAAGTATGGCGGTTCGCTGCAGAACACTCCTGCTGTTGAACTGGGCGCCATAGTTATTAAGGAAGCAATAAAGAGGGCCGGGATTACTGTCGAGCAAGTCGAAGAAGTGATCATGGGAAATGTTTTAACCGCAGGCCTCGGGCAAAACCCCGCGCGCCAGGCCTCTTTGAAAGCCGGCCTGCCTATTGAAACACCGGCCTATACAATGGGTATCGTCTGCGGCTCCGGGCTGAAATCCGTTATGCTGGCCGCCCAGCAAATTATGTCCGAGCAGGCTGATATAGTCGTGGCCGGCGGCATGGAAAACATGAGCGCCGCTCCCTACGTGCTGGATAAGGCCAGGTGGGGCTACCGCATGTTCGACAGCACCCTTACCGACGAGATGGTCAAAGACGGCCTATGGTGCGCTTTTAACGACATCCACATGGGCATGACCGCTGAAAACCTCTCGGTAAAATATAATATATCCAGGGAAGACCAGGACCAATTGGCTGTTGACAGTCATAACAAGGCTATTGCGGCCATTGATTCCGGAAAATTTAAGGACGAGATTGTGCCGGTGCCCATTCCCCAAAAGAAAGGCGAACCGGTGTATTTTGACACGGACGAATTGCCGCGCCGGGGCGCCTCAGTAGAAGCCCTGGCCAAACTGCCCGCCGTTTTCAAAAAAGGCGGCACCGTTACCGCCGGGAACGCCTCCGGGATCAATGACGCCGCTGCCGCGACAGTGGTGATGTCCGCCGATAAAGCGAAAGAGTTGGGACTAAAACCCATGGCTGTGATTAAATCCTTTGCCACGGCGGGCGTGGATCCCGCTTATATGGGCACCGGACCGATTCCCGCCAGCAAAAAGGCGATGGCCAAGGCCGGGCTCACCGTGGCCGACTTTGACGTGATCGAAGCCAACGAGGCTTTTGCAGCCCAGGCCCTGACCTGTATCCGCGGCCTCGAACTGCCGATGGACAAGGTGAACTTCAACGGCGGCGCTATCGCCATCGGCCACCCGATCGGCGCCAGCGGGACGCGGATCCTGACGACCCTGCTTTACGAGTTAAAGAAACAGAACGGGCGTTACGGCCTAGCCACCATGTGCATCGGCGGCGGCCAGGGCGTGGCCATGACCGTGGAAAACATTAAATAAACAATCCGATGAGCATATAACCATTGAAAGAAATTTAAACCCTCATTTGTTGTTATAATGACATGACCTGATGGATGGGGGTTTGGAAGGAGTATCATATGGAAGTTAAGAAGATTATGGTTATCGGCGCCGGCCAGATGGGTTCCGGTATTGCTCAGGTATCGATCGCCGCCGGTTATGACGTGGTTATTAATGATATCAATGACACTTTTGTTAACAGAGGCATCGGCTTGATTGACAAAAACCTGTCGAAGGATGTCAGCAAAGGACGCCTTGATGAAGCGGCCAAAGCAGCCTTAATGGCCAAGCTGATCCCGTCCACCAGCCTGCAGGACGCCAAGGACGTCGACCTGGTGATAGAGGCGGCTATTGAGAATATGGAAATCAAAGGCAAGATTTTCAAGGAACTTGACGAAGTATGCAAACCTGAAGCGATTCTTGCCACAAACACCTCCTCGCTGCCCATCACCGAAATAGCCGCGGTAACCAAACGGCCGGACAAAGTGATCGGCATGCACTTTTTTAATCCCGTGCCTGTGATGAAGCTGGTAGAGGTCATCAGGGGGCTGGCGACATCCGATGAAACTTATGATATCGTTAAGACTGCCAGCGAAAAAATGGGCAAGGTTCCCGCTGAAGTGAATGACGCACCTGGTTTCACGGTAAACCGTCTCCTCATTCCGATGATTAATGAAGCGATATATTGTCTCTACGAGGGCATCGCTTCACGGGAAGCGATTGACAACGTGATGAAGCTGGGCGCGAATCACCCGATGGGGCCCCTCGCTCTCGGCGACCTGATTGGCCTGGACACCTGCCTGTCAATCATGGAAGTGTTATACCGCGGTTTCGGCGATCCCAAGTACCGCCCGTGCCCGCTCCTGCGCAAATATGTGGCTGCCGGCTGGCTTGGCCGTAAGACTGGTAGAGGGTTTTACCAGTACTAACGCGAAGGGGGTATAAATATGGCGTGGAATAATGTTCTGGTAGAATTTGATAACGAGATTGCGGTGGTCAGCGTCAACCGCCCCAAAGCACTAAACGCGCTCGATCATCAGACCATCGCTGAGTTGGGCGAAGCCATGGCTGAGTTAGCCGCCAATCAGTCGGTAAAGGTTATTATTTTAACCGGCGCCGGTGAAAAAGCTTTTGTAGCGGGCGCCGACATCGCCTACATGTTGTCCCTGACTCCCATGCAGGCGCAGGAATTCAGCCGTCATGGCCAAAAAGTACTCAGCCAGATTGAAAACATGTCAAAGCCGGTGATAGCCGCGGTAAACGGCTTTGCTCTTGGCGGCGGCTGCGAACTGAGCATGGCCTGCGACATCCGCGTGGCTTCGGAGAAGGCCAAATTCGGCCAGCCGGAAGTAAGTCTTGGCATCATGGCCGGCTTCGGCGGCACCCAGCGCCTGGCCCGGCTGGTGAACCCCGGTATCGCCAAAGAGATGCTCTTCACCGGCGATATTTACGATGCCCAAGCCGCGCTTAAGTTTGGCCTGGTCAGCAAGGTTGTTCCGGCCGATGAGTTGATGGATGTCTGCAAGAAGATGGCCAAGCGCATTGCCTCAATGGGTCCGGTTGGTGTAAGGTTCACCAAAGAAGCTATTAACCAGGGACTGGATATGGATCAGGAAAAGGCCTTTAATATTGAAGCCGCCCTTTTCGGTGTGATTTTCTCAACTGCCGACCAAAAAGAAGGCATGAGCGCCTTTTTAGAGAAGCGCAAAGTGGAGTTTAAAGGCGAGTAGTTAAAAAATCAAGATGTTTTTGGTGGTTATTGCCCGTAATAGCTGATGGGCAAAAAGAATCACCATTTACAGTAATATAATTTAAATTAGGAGGGAATAGAATGGATTTTGGGTTAACAGAAGAACAAAAAATGGTACAGGATATGGCTCGCAATTTTGCGGAAAAGGAAATTGCTCCTTACGTTGAAGAGGATGAAAAGAACCATTACTATCGCAGAGAGATTTTAACCAAAATGGGTGAACTGGGCCTGCTGGGCTGGAGCATTCCGGAAGAATACGGCGGAAACGGCATGGGTTGGATGGAAGGCGTTATAGCCCTGTATGAAATAGCCAAAGTGCATACTTCCTGGAGACTTTCCATCAGCGGCAACTGCTGGGGTCCGGCAATGACCATTAATGAATACGGCACTGAAGAACAAAAACAAAAATGGATTCCCAAACTGTTAGACGGGACATGGGCGGGAAGCTTTGCTATCACCGAGCCTAACACAGGTTCCGATGTAGCCAGCATGAAGACGTTTGCAGAAGATAAGGGCGACCACTGGCTGATCAACGGCACCAAGACGTGGATATCCGGAGGGCACACTTCCGATGTCGGGCTACTCTATGCTATGACTGACAAAGGCAAAGGCGCTAAGGGGATGTCCTGTTTCATCATTGACTATAACAATACCCCCGGCGTTCAAAGAATTCCGATGGAAGATAAAGTCGGCATGTATGCCGCCCCGACTTCGGAACTAATTTTCGAGGATGCGGTGGTTCCTAAAGAAAATCTTTTAGGCGGATTAAACAAGGGTTTCTTCATTTGCATGTGGCAGTTGAACAATACCCGCATGGGTTGTGCCGTTGGCGGCGCGGCTCTTTCCAGGGCGTGCCTGGATGGTTGCATTCAATATGCTAATGAACGTTACCAGTTTGGCGTGCCAATCGGCAAACACCAGATGGTTCAGCAGCAGATTGCTGAAATGATCTTGGAAGATGAGGCGGCCAAACAACTCGTTTATCGCGCCGCATGGTTAAAAGACAACAAATTACCCAGCCAGAAGGCGACTTCAACCGCTAAGCTGGCAGGTTGCCTGGCATCTGTTCACGCCGCCAACCTGGCAATGAAAATCTACGGTTCATACGGATATTCCAATGAGTATCCTTGCGGCAGATGGCTCCGCGATTGCAAACAGTTCGAGACCCTGGAGGGAACCTCCAACATGCATATGCAAATCATCGCCAACATTGAACTTGGTTTCGCGCCCGACCGTTAGGATCAAAGGATTCTTAACGGCTAACCAGTAGACCCGAAGATCGCATTAGTTAAACCTCATCGTTAATATAGCGGCCACCATTTTTATGATCGTCGTTTTAGTATTTACGGCGGCGGGCATAAGAAGGCGGCCTTTTTTTACGATAAAGAAATAAAAAAATGTTTTAAAACGGAGGAAAATGGTGGAAAAGTAGCTTATTCCTACGGAATATGTGAATGAGCGGATACCGTCATGCAATTTGTAGGTAGTACGGTAGTGTATATCGCTTGCATATGATTCATTTACGTGTTAATCTAATAACGATCTAATGTTGAAATAACCGTATGGTTGGAAGTAATGCATGCTTATAATTCAAAGGAATAGTATAAACAGAAAAATAGTATGTTGAATAATTAGGGGGGGGAATAAATGCAAGCGAAAGCGCAAGATTTTAGGGGTACGGCGAATTATATCGCCTCTGAAGATCTGATGAACAGCGTAAACGTATCCAGGGCGCTCGGCAGGCCTTTGTTAATTAAAGGGGAACCGGGCACCGGCAAGACTATGCTGGCCCGGAGCATATCCGAGGGATTGGGGCAGCGGCTGATCATCTGGAATATCAAATCCACAACCAAGGCCCAGGACGGCCTGTATATTTATGATACGGTGCAAAGGCTCTATGACAGCCAGTTCGGGGACCACGACGTTTCAGACATCAGTCAGTATATTCGTTTGGGGAAGCTGGGCGAAGCTTTTGCATCCGATGAGCAGGTCGTGTTGCTTATTGATGAAATCGACAAGGCAGACCTGGAATTTCCGAACGACCTGCTGTGGGAATTGGACGTGATGAGCTTTTTTATCCCCGAAACCGGGGCGACAATCACCGCGAAACACCGGCCGATTGTGATTATCACCAGCAACGCTGAGAAAGAACTGCCGGACGCTTTTTTAAGAAGGTGTATTTTCCATTACATCTCCTTCCCTGAGCCGGAGATGATGAAAGAAATCGTCAAGGTGCACCACCCCAACCTGGAAGACCGGTTGGTTGGCGAAGCGATGGAAGCGTTTTACTGGATCAGGAGCCTGAGCGGACTGCAAAAGAAGCCGAGCACCAGCGAGCTGATTGACTGGGTGCAAGCACTGGCTGTGGGCGGGATTAGCCTGGAAAAAATTCGTAAAGAAATACCTCTTTTAGGAGTTTTAATTAAGAAGAACCAGGATTTCGATATTATCTTGAAGAGACTTAGCGCCCAAGGCTCCTCGAAAACCAAGCCGAGCATTCAGACCATATGGAGGGGGTGATACCCCTGTTCGTTAACTTCTTTTATGAACTGAAAAGAACCGGGGTGCCGGTTTCCCTGACAGAGTGGATGACTTTGATGGAAGCTTTGAGCAAAGGCCTGGCTTTTTCCAGTTTGAGCGGTTTTTATTACCTGGCCAGGGCGGTGCTGGTTAAAAGTGAAGCCCATTTCGACAGTTACGATATTGCCTTCCAGAACTACTTTAAAGGCATTGAAACACCTGCGGATGTGCTGGAGCAGGCCATGGAATGGCTTAAAGACGCCTTGCCTCCGTATTTGATCTCGCCGGAAGATCGCAAGCTTTTTCAAGAATGGGATTTGGATAAGCTGCGCCGTGAACTGGATGAAAGATTGAAAACGCAGGATGGGCAGCATCATGGCGGCTCCAAGTGGATCGGCACGGGCGGCCGTTCACCCTTCGGTCATGGCGGCTATAACCCGGCCGGTGTGCGTATCGGCGGCGAGTCGACCAACCGCTCGGCCGTCAAGGTCGCAGCTGAACGGCGCTACCGCGGCTACCGGGGCGATGAAACCCTCGGGGTAAGGCAGTTTGAAGTGGCCTTGCGCAAACTTCGCCAGCTTACCAGCCGCACCGATGGGGAAAAAGACGTGCTGGATCTGGATGGCACCATCGACGCAACTTGCCGGAACGCCGGCAGGCTGGAACTGGTTTGGGACCGCTCCCGCAAGAACACCATGAAAGTTGTTGTGGTGATGGATTCGGGAGGATCGATGGATGAATACATTGATCTTTGCAGCCAGTTGTTTTCAGCGGTTAACCGGTCGACCCATTTTAAAGATTTAAAATTTTATTATTTCCACAACTGCATTTATGAAAACATCTATGTCAACCCGTCGTGTGTTTCTCGTTACGCCGTTAAAACGTACGATTTTTTACGTGATCTTGACCCCGAATACCGGTTAATTATAGTGGGTGACGCCAGCATGTCTCCCAGTGAGCTGACCATGGTGGGCGGGGCTCTTGATTGGGACAGTATGAATAATGAGCCGGGGTTGGTCTGGCTGGAAAGATTAATCAAGCGTTTTCCACATGCCGTATGGTTGAATCCCGTTCCATACCAGTGGTGGGACCCGCGATTGAATTATGGAGCGCACTCCATCGTTTTGATCAGAAAACTGTTTCCTATGTTCGAGTTGACCCTGGACGGGCTGGAGCAGGCGATAAAGAGTCTTAAGGTAAAGTTCTGATGAATGGGTCAAACATTATGGTGGTGAAACGTTGTTTGTTAATTTTCTTTATGAGCTGAAAAGGGCTGGGGTGCCTGTTTCCCTGACGGAGTGGATGACCCTGATGGAAGCGCTGAGCAAGGGTCTGGCCTTTTCCAGTTTGAGCGGGTTTTACCACCTGGCCAGGTCGGTGCTGGTAAAAAGTGAATTCCATTTTGACAGTTTCGACTTGGCATTCCAAAACTACTTTAAAGGTGTGGAAACACCTGTCAATGTGATTGAACAAGCTTTGAACTGGCTGTCAAAAGAACAGCCCCCTCTGATGACATCCCCGGAAGAGCGAGAGCTCTTTCAGGATTGGGATGTAAAAAAGTTGCGCCATGAACTGGAAGAAAAGTTGAAAACACAGGACGGAGAGCGCCAGGGCGGCTCCAAAATGGCTGGCACGGGCGGCGCGTCGCGGTTTGGACATAGCGGTTTCAATCCGAAAGGGGGAATACGTATCGGCGGCGCCTCCGGCGGCAGCTCGGCTGTCAAGGTGGCCGGCGAGCGGCGTTACCGGGGATACCGCAGTGATGTCATCATTGGCGTAAGAAAGTTTGAGGCCGCTTTGCGCATTCTCCGCCAGTTGACCAGCCGCCACGAAGGTTTGAAGAGCGAGTTGGATTTAAACGGCACCGTCGGTGCCACCTGCCGGAATGCCGGCAAGTTGAAGCTTGTATGGGACCGCCCGCGCAAGAACAATATTAAAATTGTCCTGATCATGGATTCGGGCGGGTCGATGGATCCTTACATCGAGCTGTGCAGCCGGTTATTCAGCGCGGTCAAACGCTCAACTCACTTGAAAGATTTAAAATGCTATTATTTTCATAATTGCATATATGATAATATCTATGTAAAGCCGGCCTGCGTGTGGAGCAATGCTGTAAAAACATACGATATATTGCATAACCTCGATCCTGATTACCGGCTGATTATTGTTGGTGACGCCAGCATGGCGCCGGGTGAATTGACCATGGTGAACGGGGCCATAGACTGGGACAGTATGAATAACGAGTCGGGTGCGGTCTGGCTGGAGCGTTTGGCCAGGCATTTCAAGCACGCTGTTTGGCTTAACCCGATACCGGCCCAAGGGTGGGATGAACGTATGAATTACCGCGCGCATACCATTAGCATGATCCGTGAATTGTTTCCCATGTACGAGTTGTCGTTGAGCGGGCTGCAGCAGGCGGTAAAACGGCTCAAGGTCCGTGTTTGATTATATTTATTAAGATTTGTTTGCGTTCCAGCCTTCTTCACCTACAAGGGGAACAAAGCGTACCGCCCCCAGGTTTTCCCGGTCAATTCCACCATCCGCTCTTTTTCTTAAACGCAGCAAATCCTGGTGGGTTTTCTTACCCACAGGAACCACTAGAAAGCCTCCAGTTTTCAGTTGATTGCTCAAAGACTCAGGGACGACCGGCGCTCCCGCCGCCACCACGATCCCGTCGAAGGGCGCTTCCCCGGCCCAACCTTTTGAACCGTCGCCTATGCGAACTATTATGTTATCGTACTTTAAAGTTTGAAAACGCGTTTGAGCTTGTCCAGCCAGGGTTTCATGACGCTCAATCGTATATACTTTGGACACAATACGCGATATTATTGCCGCCGCATATCCGGAACCGGCGCCGATTTCCAAAATCCGGTCTTCCGGCTCCGGCTCCAGGGCTTCAGCCATCAAGGCGACTATGTATGGCTGGCTGATAGTTTGTCCCTCATCAATGGGAAGCGCGCAATCATCATAAGCATAGGCCTGTAGCTGTTCAGAAACGAAAAAGTGACGCGGCACTGCGAGCATGCTCTGCAAGACGGCCTTGTTGGTAATACCCAAAGGAATAAGCTGCTTTTCCACCATTCGCCTCCTTTCGTCCGCGCGGTCACTGGAATCGTTGTCACTGTTTTGCGGGAATTCCATAATCATACTCCTCGTTGTTATTTTGATCGGATAACGACTTTTAATATTTCCCCCGGCAGAATTAATAATACCAGTGTTTACGCCGAAAAGGAACAATATTCCTGGTAAATTAACAGTGAATTAAGCTAAATCACCGGTTTTAGCTTGATATATGCCATAAATCCTCTCACATTGATTATTCCCCAGGCTCTTAATTATATGGTTCATCATCAGGTTGTTATCAGCAACCTGAGATAACTCAATTGTAGATATCCCTATCCTGCGGGCTCGCCGGATAAATTCCAGGATGAGTGCCGCTTCCAGTCCTTTTAAACGGTGCTGAGGCAAGACGGCCAGGACCGCCAGCCGTAAGCTGGGCTGGCTGAATAATCTAGGGAAAGACGGTTTAATGATTGGATAAATACCTAAACAAAGACCGGCAGGTTCTTCGTCAATTTCGGCTACCAAAACCAGGCCCGGTTCGCAAACTCCATGAAGTTTCCGCCAGATTGCCGAGCCTTCACTTGCGGAAAGGGAGACGAAACCCCACCCATCGCTCATTGAACCGTTATGAATCCGGGAAAACATTTTACCTTCGTTATCTATGTCGTTAAAATTCACTTCTCTTAAACGCAGATTTTTAATCCTGCCGGCGGCGCGATTGGCCACCCGGAGCAATTTATCCGGCAAGGGATTTCGTAAATTATAGCGATACGCGTAAAGATTTATTTCAGTATTAAAGCCACACCCTGTGAGAAGGTCTGCGTAATAAGGAGGATTGTAGGGCATGCCGGGATGATGATTCCCCTTGAAGCCTTCAATCAACAAACCCAAACGTTCATGTGGGGACAAGTCCACCGGGCCGATTATACGGGACATGCCATTTTCCAATAACCAGCGTGCCGCTGCTTTAAGCAGGGCCATAGTTGCCATGGGATCGTTCAACGATTCAAAATAGCCAAAAAAACCGGTTTTTTTGACGGGGTAGTCGTGATGTATGCTTGCAGCTATCCTGCCAACCGGGTGCCCGTCCCTC of Pelotomaculum isophthalicicum JI contains these proteins:
- a CDS encoding protein-L-isoaspartate(D-aspartate) O-methyltransferase; translation: MEFPQNSDNDSSDRADERRRMVEKQLIPLGITNKAVLQSMLAVPRHFFVSEQLQAYAYDDCALPIDEGQTISQPYIVALMAEALEPEPEDRILEIGAGSGYAAAIISRIVSKVYTIERHETLAGQAQTRFQTLKYDNIIVRIGDGSKGWAGEAPFDGIVVAAGAPVVPESLSNQLKTGGFLVVPVGKKTHQDLLRLRKRADGGIDRENLGAVRFVPLVGEEGWNANKS
- a CDS encoding vWA domain-containing protein, with the protein product MFVNFLYELKRAGVPVSLTEWMTLMEALSKGLAFSSLSGFYHLARSVLVKSEFHFDSFDLAFQNYFKGVETPVNVIEQALNWLSKEQPPLMTSPEERELFQDWDVKKLRHELEEKLKTQDGERQGGSKMAGTGGASRFGHSGFNPKGGIRIGGASGGSSAVKVAGERRYRGYRSDVIIGVRKFEAALRILRQLTSRHEGLKSELDLNGTVGATCRNAGKLKLVWDRPRKNNIKIVLIMDSGGSMDPYIELCSRLFSAVKRSTHLKDLKCYYFHNCIYDNIYVKPACVWSNAVKTYDILHNLDPDYRLIIVGDASMAPGELTMVNGAIDWDSMNNESGAVWLERLARHFKHAVWLNPIPAQGWDERMNYRAHTISMIRELFPMYELSLSGLQQAVKRLKVRV
- a CDS encoding vWA domain-containing protein, which produces MIPLFVNFFYELKRTGVPVSLTEWMTLMEALSKGLAFSSLSGFYYLARAVLVKSEAHFDSYDIAFQNYFKGIETPADVLEQAMEWLKDALPPYLISPEDRKLFQEWDLDKLRRELDERLKTQDGQHHGGSKWIGTGGRSPFGHGGYNPAGVRIGGESTNRSAVKVAAERRYRGYRGDETLGVRQFEVALRKLRQLTSRTDGEKDVLDLDGTIDATCRNAGRLELVWDRSRKNTMKVVVVMDSGGSMDEYIDLCSQLFSAVNRSTHFKDLKFYYFHNCIYENIYVNPSCVSRYAVKTYDFLRDLDPEYRLIIVGDASMSPSELTMVGGALDWDSMNNEPGLVWLERLIKRFPHAVWLNPVPYQWWDPRLNYGAHSIVLIRKLFPMFELTLDGLEQAIKSLKVKF
- a CDS encoding GNAT family N-acetyltransferase, which codes for MTVEVIAASGQNEIKAFNTFPRAVYHGTFSAPSFPGFDQSSRQFTDPLFSRVTAQPFLALRDGHPVGRIAASIHHDYPVKKTGFFGYFESLNDPMATMALLKAAARWLLENGMSRIIGPVDLSPHERLGLLIEGFKGNHHPGMPYNPPYYADLLTGCGFNTEINLYAYRYNLRNPLPDKLLRVANRAAGRIKNLRLREVNFNDIDNEGKMFSRIHNGSMSDGWGFVSLSASEGSAIWRKLHGVCEPGLVLVAEIDEEPAGLCLGIYPIIKPSFPRLFSQPSLRLAVLAVLPQHRLKGLEAALILEFIRRARRIGISTIELSQVADNNLMMNHIIKSLGNNQCERIYGIYQAKTGDLA
- a CDS encoding enoyl-CoA hydratase-related protein, with amino-acid sequence MAWNNVLVEFDNEIAVVSVNRPKALNALDHQTIAELGEAMAELAANQSVKVIILTGAGEKAFVAGADIAYMLSLTPMQAQEFSRHGQKVLSQIENMSKPVIAAVNGFALGGGCELSMACDIRVASEKAKFGQPEVSLGIMAGFGGTQRLARLVNPGIAKEMLFTGDIYDAQAALKFGLVSKVVPADELMDVCKKMAKRIASMGPVGVRFTKEAINQGLDMDQEKAFNIEAALFGVIFSTADQKEGMSAFLEKRKVEFKGE
- a CDS encoding AAA family ATPase: MQAKAQDFRGTANYIASEDLMNSVNVSRALGRPLLIKGEPGTGKTMLARSISEGLGQRLIIWNIKSTTKAQDGLYIYDTVQRLYDSQFGDHDVSDISQYIRLGKLGEAFASDEQVVLLIDEIDKADLEFPNDLLWELDVMSFFIPETGATITAKHRPIVIITSNAEKELPDAFLRRCIFHYISFPEPEMMKEIVKVHHPNLEDRLVGEAMEAFYWIRSLSGLQKKPSTSELIDWVQALAVGGISLEKIRKEIPLLGVLIKKNQDFDIILKRLSAQGSSKTKPSIQTIWRG
- a CDS encoding acetyl-CoA C-acetyltransferase, whose protein sequence is MKEVVIVSAVRTAVGKYGGSLQNTPAVELGAIVIKEAIKRAGITVEQVEEVIMGNVLTAGLGQNPARQASLKAGLPIETPAYTMGIVCGSGLKSVMLAAQQIMSEQADIVVAGGMENMSAAPYVLDKARWGYRMFDSTLTDEMVKDGLWCAFNDIHMGMTAENLSVKYNISREDQDQLAVDSHNKAIAAIDSGKFKDEIVPVPIPQKKGEPVYFDTDELPRRGASVEALAKLPAVFKKGGTVTAGNASGINDAAAATVVMSADKAKELGLKPMAVIKSFATAGVDPAYMGTGPIPASKKAMAKAGLTVADFDVIEANEAFAAQALTCIRGLELPMDKVNFNGGAIAIGHPIGASGTRILTTLLYELKKQNGRYGLATMCIGGGQGVAMTVENIK
- a CDS encoding acyl-CoA dehydrogenase family protein, translated to MDFGLTEEQKMVQDMARNFAEKEIAPYVEEDEKNHYYRREILTKMGELGLLGWSIPEEYGGNGMGWMEGVIALYEIAKVHTSWRLSISGNCWGPAMTINEYGTEEQKQKWIPKLLDGTWAGSFAITEPNTGSDVASMKTFAEDKGDHWLINGTKTWISGGHTSDVGLLYAMTDKGKGAKGMSCFIIDYNNTPGVQRIPMEDKVGMYAAPTSELIFEDAVVPKENLLGGLNKGFFICMWQLNNTRMGCAVGGAALSRACLDGCIQYANERYQFGVPIGKHQMVQQQIAEMILEDEAAKQLVYRAAWLKDNKLPSQKATSTAKLAGCLASVHAANLAMKIYGSYGYSNEYPCGRWLRDCKQFETLEGTSNMHMQIIANIELGFAPDR
- a CDS encoding 3-hydroxybutyryl-CoA dehydrogenase; its protein translation is MEVKKIMVIGAGQMGSGIAQVSIAAGYDVVINDINDTFVNRGIGLIDKNLSKDVSKGRLDEAAKAALMAKLIPSTSLQDAKDVDLVIEAAIENMEIKGKIFKELDEVCKPEAILATNTSSLPITEIAAVTKRPDKVIGMHFFNPVPVMKLVEVIRGLATSDETYDIVKTASEKMGKVPAEVNDAPGFTVNRLLIPMINEAIYCLYEGIASREAIDNVMKLGANHPMGPLALGDLIGLDTCLSIMEVLYRGFGDPKYRPCPLLRKYVAAGWLGRKTGRGFYQY